The Celeribacter marinus genome window below encodes:
- a CDS encoding IS3 family transposase (programmed frameshift): protein MKARFTDEQIIGMIKEQEAGEKTADVCRRHGISSATFYKYKSKYGGMEPSDAKRLRALEDENGKLKKLLAEQMLDNAMLRDIKFKKMVTPAGKRQAVVHLCEAHGVSQRRACDVLQIDRSTVRYLSRRGDDAKLRDAIKRVSRERRRFGCRRIHVMIAREGFEVNHKKVRRIYREEKLQVRRRGGRKRALGTRKPMVLPDGPNQRWSLDFVSDALTDGRRFRILAVVDDFSRENLVLVADTSLSGHRVARELDKVIAERGMPKTIVSDNGTEFTSMAILKWVQETGVDWHYIAPGKPQQNGFIESFNGKLRDECLNETLFGTLRDARKTLEEWQEDYNWRRPHSALGNLTPMEFLQRKAMDKMAA, encoded by the exons ATGAAGGCACGATTTACGGACGAACAGATCATTGGGATGATCAAGGAACAGGAAGCTGGTGAGAAGACCGCTGATGTATGTCGGCGGCACGGGATCAGCTCAGCGACGTTCTATAAATACAAATCGAAGTATGGTGGCATGGAGCCGTCGGATGCGAAGCGATTGCGTGCGCTTGAAGACGAGAACGGCAAGCTGAAGAAGCTTTTGGCTGAACAGATGCTCGACAACGCGATGTTGCGAGACATCA AATTCAAAAAAATGGTGACGCCTGCTGGGAAGCGGCAAGCGGTGGTTCACCTGTGCGAAGCGCACGGTGTGAGCCAGCGGCGGGCGTGTGATGTGCTGCAAATTGATCGGTCAACGGTACGGTATCTGTCGCGTCGTGGCGATGATGCTAAACTGCGGGATGCCATCAAACGAGTTTCGAGGGAGCGGCGTCGGTTTGGTTGCCGCCGTATTCACGTGATGATTGCGCGGGAGGGCTTTGAGGTGAACCACAAGAAAGTGAGGCGCATCTACCGTGAAGAGAAGCTGCAGGTGCGCCGCAGAGGTGGCAGGAAGCGCGCTTTGGGCACAAGGAAGCCGATGGTGCTTCCGGATGGCCCAAACCAACGCTGGAGCTTGGATTTTGTGTCTGACGCCCTGACAGACGGTCGCAGGTTCCGCATTTTGGCAGTCGTTGATGACTTCAGTCGCGAGAACTTGGTTCTGGTGGCCGACACATCACTGTCTGGTCACCGTGTTGCACGTGAACTGGACAAGGTGATCGCTGAACGCGGCATGCCAAAGACGATTGTGTCGGACAACGGAACTGAGTTCACCAGCATGGCGATCCTCAAGTGGGTTCAGGAAACTGGTGTTGATTGGCACTATATCGCGCCCGGAAAACCCCAACAGAACGGCTTTATCGAAAGCTTCAATGGCAAGCTGCGAGATGAATGTTTGAATGAAACGTTATTTGGCACATTGCGCGATGCCCGCAAAACGCTTGAAGAATGGCAGGAGGATTACAACTGGCGCAGACCACATTCAGCATTGGGCAACCTCACCCCGATGGAATTTTTGCAAAGAAAGGCAATGGACAAGATGGCGGCCTAA
- a CDS encoding IS3 family transposase (programmed frameshift), producing the protein MRQSRFTEAQIIGMIKEQEAGMPTAEVCRRHGLSPASFYKFKAKYGGMNISDTHRLKSLEDENAKLKRLLADTMLDNVVLKDLPGKELTTPNVRRAAAQKAMRDHDISQRRACRLVGVDPKTVRRDQPPDNPEVREEMTAIANKRRRFGYRRIGVLLERKGMIMNHKKLYRLYTEEKLGVRRRRGRKRARGSRTPMPVALRPGERWSLDFVSDTFGASRKFRMLAVNDDCCRENLCLMADTSISGARVARELDALVRVYGKPACIVSDNGTEFTSRAILKWAGDNDVDWHYIDPGKPQQNGFIESFNGSLRDELLNEEIFDTLDDARRKLALWRYDYNNVRPHSSLENQTPAEARRALEQFEGSASDALAQTDDEEYEIQTRKLSL; encoded by the exons ATGCGACAGAGTCGTTTTACCGAAGCCCAAATAATCGGGATGATCAAAGAACAAGAAGCTGGAATGCCCACGGCTGAGGTGTGTCGCAGACATGGCCTGAGTCCTGCGTCGTTTTACAAGTTCAAAGCCAAATACGGTGGCATGAACATTTCTGACACCCATCGCCTCAAATCGCTGGAAGACGAGAACGCCAAGTTGAAGCGTCTGCTGGCTGATACGATGCTCGACAATGTTGTTCTGAAAGACTTGC CTGGGAAAGAACTGACGACACCGAATGTGCGACGGGCTGCGGCACAAAAGGCAATGCGGGATCATGATATCTCGCAACGCCGGGCGTGCAGGCTTGTTGGTGTCGATCCCAAGACTGTCCGGCGCGATCAACCGCCGGATAATCCTGAAGTTCGCGAAGAGATGACGGCGATTGCCAACAAACGGCGGCGGTTTGGTTATCGCCGGATCGGCGTGCTGTTGGAGCGCAAAGGCATGATTATGAACCACAAGAAGCTGTATCGACTTTATACGGAAGAAAAGCTGGGCGTCAGGCGACGAAGAGGCCGTAAGCGTGCGCGTGGATCACGCACGCCGATGCCTGTGGCGTTGAGACCTGGTGAGCGTTGGTCGCTGGATTTTGTCTCCGACACATTTGGCGCGTCTCGCAAGTTCCGCATGTTGGCTGTGAATGACGATTGCTGCCGTGAGAACCTATGCCTGATGGCGGACACCAGCATATCGGGCGCTCGAGTTGCGCGAGAACTGGATGCGCTTGTGCGCGTCTACGGAAAGCCAGCTTGTATTGTCTCAGACAATGGCACTGAGTTCACCAGTCGGGCGATCCTTAAATGGGCTGGCGATAACGACGTGGATTGGCATTACATTGATCCAGGCAAGCCCCAGCAGAATGGTTTTATCGAAAGCTTCAACGGCAGCCTACGTGACGAACTGCTAAATGAGGAGATCTTCGACACGCTGGATGATGCCCGCCGCAAACTGGCACTCTGGCGCTACGACTACAACAACGTAAGACCGCACTCATCGCTGGAGAATCAAACACCCGCTGAAGCGCGTCGTGCGCTTGAGCAATTTGAGGGCTCCGCGTCCGACGCGCTTGCCCAAACCGACGACGAAGAATATGAAATCCAAACCCGCAAACTCTCGTTATGA
- a CDS encoding NAD(P)-binding domain-containing protein, with translation MIWVGFAGLGQMGEHKARNLSRTGHEVALWPQSLTAF, from the coding sequence GTGATTTGGGTCGGGTTTGCTGGACTGGGCCAGATGGGCGAACATAAGGCTCGCAATCTGTCCCGTACGGGGCATGAGGTGGCTCTTTGGCCACAGAGCTTGACTGCGTTCTAG
- a CDS encoding sugar ABC transporter ATP-binding protein encodes MIEAIEPTTPAPVLRLEGIVKTFPGVRALDGVSLSILPGEVHALMGENGAGKSTLMKVLGGIHQPDEGLIIVNEQPVIMSGPLDAKAKGIVFIHQELSLADELSVAENIYLGELPRKRFGLVDWAELEAKTNTILEKLNVSFSAATRVGDLSIANQQMVEIARALTVDAKAVIFDEPTASLTDAEKVVLFEVISDLQEQGVGIAYISHRMEEIFKITDRISVLRDGQYQGTVNTADTNEEGVTQMMIGRKLDLSRNESNHELGSVALEVHGLSCGNRYQDVNFEVRRGEVLGFYGLVGAGRTEIAETLFGLRNPSSGTILLEGEEVRIHSPHEAIERGISLVPEDRKGQGLVLGMSCRDNITLPQVDDLTSGPFVDDSAEIAIFDQYRDKLDIRTPGWKQLVGNLSGGNQQKIVIGKWLSMRPNVLIVDEPTRGIDVGSKAEIHNLLRDLAAQGYAVIVISSEMPEVLHVADRIIAMYSGRIMRTFTSEEVTEENLIAAISGLETEKVA; translated from the coding sequence ATGATCGAGGCTATTGAACCGACGACCCCCGCCCCTGTCCTGCGGCTGGAAGGGATCGTAAAGACGTTTCCCGGCGTACGTGCACTTGATGGTGTCTCTCTTTCGATCCTGCCGGGCGAAGTGCATGCCCTGATGGGTGAAAATGGTGCTGGAAAGTCAACTCTAATGAAGGTGCTTGGCGGAATTCACCAGCCTGACGAAGGCCTGATCATTGTAAATGAACAGCCAGTGATCATGTCAGGCCCGTTGGACGCGAAAGCGAAAGGAATCGTCTTCATCCACCAAGAACTCAGCCTTGCAGATGAGCTGAGTGTGGCCGAGAATATCTATCTTGGAGAATTGCCACGCAAGCGGTTCGGGTTGGTGGATTGGGCAGAACTGGAGGCCAAGACCAACACCATTCTCGAGAAGCTAAATGTCAGTTTCAGCGCCGCGACGCGTGTGGGTGACCTTTCGATTGCCAACCAACAGATGGTAGAAATTGCCCGCGCACTGACGGTGGACGCAAAGGCCGTGATCTTTGATGAACCAACCGCATCGCTTACCGACGCGGAAAAGGTTGTTTTGTTCGAAGTCATCTCTGACCTACAAGAACAGGGTGTTGGCATTGCCTATATCTCGCACCGGATGGAAGAGATCTTCAAGATCACTGACCGGATCAGCGTTCTGCGCGACGGCCAATATCAAGGCACGGTCAACACGGCGGACACCAACGAAGAGGGAGTGACTCAGATGATGATCGGGCGCAAGCTCGACCTCAGCCGCAACGAAAGCAACCATGAACTGGGTAGTGTCGCGCTCGAAGTGCACGGGCTAAGCTGCGGCAACCGTTACCAGGATGTCAACTTTGAAGTGCGGCGTGGTGAGGTTCTCGGGTTTTATGGCCTAGTCGGTGCCGGCCGGACAGAAATTGCCGAAACATTGTTTGGCCTTCGAAACCCGTCATCCGGCACGATCCTGTTGGAGGGTGAAGAGGTACGGATTCATTCGCCTCATGAGGCGATCGAGCGGGGCATCTCTTTGGTGCCAGAAGACCGTAAGGGTCAAGGGCTGGTCCTGGGCATGAGCTGTCGCGATAACATCACCCTGCCGCAGGTCGATGATCTGACGTCTGGCCCCTTCGTTGACGACAGTGCGGAGATCGCGATTTTCGATCAATACCGCGACAAACTCGATATCAGAACTCCAGGCTGGAAACAGCTCGTTGGCAACCTCTCGGGTGGCAACCAGCAAAAGATCGTCATCGGAAAATGGCTGTCTATGCGCCCCAATGTGTTGATAGTGGACGAACCTACACGCGGCATCGACGTAGGGTCGAAGGCCGAAATCCATAACCTGCTTCGGGATCTGGCCGCGCAAGGCTATGCGGTGATCGTTATCAGCTCGGAAATGCCAGAGGTGCTGCATGTGGCCGACCGCATCATAGCGATGTATTCGGGCCGGATCATGCGGACATTCACCTCTGAAGAGGTGACCGAGGAAAACCTGATTGCCGCTATTTCGGGCTTGGAAACTGAAAAGGTGGCGTGA
- a CDS encoding ABC transporter permease — MQAGTLSKYLAGGAIWGFIVLELIFFSVAGEFFSVSEKAFMNTDNMLLLLKQSTPIGIIAMGMTIVMVNGNIDLSVGAIYAICAIVLLDSMTWTMFAGLGNWVIPVAWCLALLTGVILGGINGLIVWKTGVDAFIVTLGSMLGYRGLVFMYNGEQPTSHLNWTLVDFAEAQFLGFHTATWFLLAVTVVIWFLMTRTVHGRNAYAIGNNREAAVNAGIRVGPHMMINFMIIGFLAALSAVVFYSESGSVNPNDGQLYELWVITAVVLGGTKLTGGAGSIISTFGGVVAIQLLRKGLSHIGADTSTVNLVIGLILIAVLFLDRQLNVKGQEELKV, encoded by the coding sequence ATGCAAGCTGGAACACTTTCAAAATACCTCGCGGGTGGCGCTATCTGGGGCTTTATCGTCCTTGAGCTGATCTTCTTTTCGGTCGCGGGAGAGTTCTTCTCTGTGAGCGAGAAGGCCTTCATGAACACAGATAACATGCTGCTGCTGCTTAAGCAGTCAACTCCTATTGGCATCATCGCAATGGGTATGACCATCGTCATGGTCAACGGCAATATTGACCTGTCGGTAGGGGCAATCTACGCAATCTGCGCTATTGTGCTGCTGGATTCGATGACATGGACCATGTTCGCAGGTCTCGGAAATTGGGTCATTCCCGTGGCTTGGTGTTTGGCGCTTCTAACCGGCGTTATCCTTGGGGGTATCAATGGGTTAATCGTGTGGAAGACCGGAGTGGATGCATTTATCGTGACGCTGGGTTCCATGCTTGGTTATCGCGGGTTGGTCTTTATGTACAACGGCGAACAGCCGACAAGCCACCTTAACTGGACGCTGGTCGATTTCGCCGAGGCGCAGTTTCTTGGGTTTCATACGGCGACGTGGTTCTTGCTGGCTGTAACTGTAGTGATCTGGTTTCTGATGACCCGCACAGTCCACGGTCGCAATGCCTATGCCATTGGTAACAACCGCGAAGCAGCCGTCAATGCCGGCATCCGTGTCGGCCCACACATGATGATCAACTTTATGATCATCGGTTTCTTGGCGGCACTGTCCGCAGTAGTTTTCTATTCGGAATCCGGTTCGGTGAACCCCAATGATGGCCAACTTTATGAGTTGTGGGTGATTACCGCCGTCGTGCTGGGCGGTACCAAACTGACCGGTGGGGCGGGCTCAATCATTTCGACCTTCGGCGGAGTGGTGGCGATCCAGTTGTTGCGCAAGGGGCTGAGCCATATCGGTGCTGATACATCGACCGTTAACCTTGTGATCGGTCTCATTTTGATCGCTGTGCTGTTCCTTGATCGGCAGTTAAACGTAAAAGGCCAAGAGGAGTTGAAGGTATGA